One Sediminibacillus dalangtanensis genomic region harbors:
- a CDS encoding Gfo/Idh/MocA family protein — MKKVNWGILSTASIGKKQLIPAIERSINAEAAAIASRGDKAKQAAAELGINKAYTSYEQLLEDPEIDAVYIPLPNSLHKHWVIEAAKHGKHVLCEKPAALNETELQEMLAACNEHDVKFMEAFMYQFHPLHEKVRDLIRQGEIGEISLIRASFSFLLQNDPQNIRLNKELGGGSIYDVGCYCLHSIREILQEEPIQVYAHAKQHSAKVDTTVAGTLSFASGVEAVFDCSFEQLPVNSYEVVGSTGKIEVENAYRPDKNPGGAGLLRITNSDGESVEMRIEGDQYKLQVEHFSEAVLEDKPLLYTEEKMLNNIRTIDACYKSIVTGEAVRL; from the coding sequence GTGAAGAAAGTGAATTGGGGAATACTCAGTACAGCGAGTATTGGAAAAAAGCAGCTGATTCCGGCGATTGAGCGCTCGATCAACGCTGAAGCTGCCGCCATTGCCAGCCGAGGCGATAAAGCCAAGCAGGCTGCAGCAGAACTCGGTATCAACAAAGCGTACACAAGTTACGAACAGTTACTTGAAGACCCAGAAATTGATGCGGTGTACATCCCGCTTCCAAACAGTCTTCATAAGCATTGGGTGATCGAAGCGGCCAAACATGGCAAACACGTTTTGTGCGAGAAACCAGCTGCTTTGAATGAAACAGAACTGCAGGAGATGCTGGCAGCTTGTAATGAACATGACGTCAAGTTTATGGAAGCTTTCATGTATCAATTTCATCCACTGCACGAAAAAGTCAGAGACTTGATTAGGCAAGGAGAGATTGGCGAGATTTCCTTGATTAGGGCCAGTTTTTCCTTCCTCCTGCAGAATGACCCGCAAAACATCAGGCTGAACAAGGAGTTGGGTGGTGGATCGATATATGATGTCGGCTGTTATTGCCTCCATTCCATTCGGGAGATTTTGCAGGAAGAACCGATTCAGGTGTACGCGCATGCTAAGCAACATTCGGCAAAAGTTGATACTACAGTCGCCGGCACTCTTTCTTTTGCAAGCGGAGTGGAAGCGGTGTTTGACTGCAGCTTCGAACAGTTGCCGGTAAATAGTTATGAAGTGGTTGGATCTACCGGGAAAATCGAGGTGGAGAACGCCTACCGTCCCGACAAAAATCCAGGTGGTGCTGGTTTGTTGCGGATTACGAATTCGGACGGAGAGTCGGTTGAAATGCGTATCGAAGGCGATCAGTACAAACTGCAAGTCGAGCATTTTTCCGAGGCTGTTTTGGAAGATAAGCCTTTGCTGTACACGGAAGAAAAAATGCTGAACAATATCAGAACAATCGATGCCTGTTATAAGTCGATTGTGACTGGGGAAGCAGTGCGGTTGTGA
- a CDS encoding MurR/RpiR family transcriptional regulator encodes MNDGLERIRQGLTTLKPSERKVAQYILKDPDKILAMPIAQLSKGCEASEATIIRMCRSLQFNGFRELKLSISASVNKRGSQQERYQDISTSASIKEIIEVVSSNNLQSIEDTLSVLNENSMEVAVTMLENARKILVVGVGASAIVAQDFEQKCKRINKWCEALTDSHAQLTSAVHLTKEDVVLAVSYSGETKEIVDTIKIARQNKASVISITSYGNNEVQGLSNVNLFASNLEQSIRSGATASRIAQLNIVDILFTGLASKNYQESIGFLDKTRNIIQNRF; translated from the coding sequence ATGAATGATGGTTTAGAAAGAATAAGACAAGGATTAACAACTTTGAAGCCCTCAGAAAGAAAGGTGGCCCAGTACATATTAAAAGATCCTGACAAGATACTTGCGATGCCAATCGCTCAGTTATCCAAGGGGTGCGAAGCTAGTGAAGCTACCATTATTCGTATGTGCAGGTCCCTCCAGTTTAATGGATTTCGAGAATTAAAGTTAAGTATTTCGGCATCTGTTAATAAACGAGGGTCACAGCAAGAGAGATATCAGGACATCTCTACTTCTGCAAGCATCAAGGAAATCATTGAAGTTGTATCTAGTAATAATCTCCAATCAATAGAAGACACCTTATCTGTCCTGAATGAGAATTCCATGGAAGTTGCGGTTACAATGTTGGAAAACGCAAGAAAAATCTTAGTAGTTGGCGTAGGGGCGTCGGCCATCGTGGCGCAGGACTTTGAACAGAAATGCAAAAGGATCAACAAATGGTGTGAAGCACTGACGGACAGTCATGCCCAACTCACTTCCGCTGTTCACCTCACCAAAGAAGATGTAGTTCTTGCGGTTTCTTATTCAGGGGAAACCAAAGAAATTGTCGATACGATAAAAATAGCCCGCCAAAATAAAGCTTCTGTTATTTCCATCACCAGTTATGGAAATAACGAGGTGCAAGGCTTATCAAATGTTAATCTATTTGCTTCCAATCTAGAACAAAGCATTAGAAGTGGAGCAACTGCTTCCAGAATCGCCCAACTTAATATTGTCGACATATTATTTACTGGATTAGCTTCTAAAAACTATCAAGAATCAATTGGCTTTCTAGATAAGACAAGAAATATTATTCAAAACAGATTTTGA
- a CDS encoding serine hydrolase domain-containing protein has protein sequence MDEIDRIFERFLQCNFFSGGVCSISIDGQTVFLKAYGKADLVKNLDTKPHTIFDLASITKIFTTTIILQLIMKKKIFLSTPLKHCLPITSRNSTLANITINQLLTHTSGLKAWHPFYTNLPNDNFFEVLEEIDLIERSSDEVIYSDLNFMLLGEVVKEQFNEDLEIVVNQHIGKPLELSSLTYQPSKHSEIAATEFGNRTEMKMCEDRNLRFEDWRSLHHPISGDVNDGNAYYFFSGKSGHAGLFSNIKDLMKLGDLYVKGGSYKGKQLIRKELIDYSLDRQAHNRGLGWEVGGVFPEGAGHTGFTGTSIWVVPEKKLTVGILTNRLHVEKPKNINPFRKEIFETVLKRYEKLKGDL, from the coding sequence ATGGACGAAATCGATCGAATATTTGAGCGATTTCTCCAATGTAATTTCTTTTCTGGAGGAGTTTGTTCTATATCCATTGATGGGCAAACGGTTTTTCTTAAAGCTTACGGGAAAGCAGACCTTGTAAAAAATTTGGATACGAAACCACATACCATTTTTGATCTAGCCAGTATCACTAAAATTTTCACCACCACGATTATCCTACAATTAATCATGAAAAAGAAGATTTTTCTTTCAACACCGTTAAAACATTGCCTTCCGATTACATCAAGAAATTCCACATTAGCGAATATAACAATTAACCAATTACTAACGCACACTTCTGGACTGAAAGCGTGGCATCCTTTTTACACCAATTTACCCAACGATAATTTTTTTGAAGTACTTGAGGAAATAGATTTGATAGAGAGAAGCAGTGACGAGGTAATTTATAGTGATTTAAATTTCATGTTATTGGGTGAAGTAGTAAAAGAGCAGTTTAACGAAGATTTAGAAATAGTTGTAAACCAGCATATAGGAAAACCATTAGAGTTGTCCTCCCTGACTTATCAGCCTTCAAAGCATTCTGAGATTGCTGCTACAGAATTTGGAAATAGAACAGAGATGAAAATGTGTGAAGACAGGAACTTACGGTTTGAAGATTGGCGGTCACTTCATCATCCGATATCTGGGGATGTGAATGATGGAAATGCTTATTATTTCTTTTCTGGAAAGTCAGGTCACGCTGGTTTGTTTTCTAATATAAAAGATTTAATGAAATTAGGCGATTTATATGTGAAAGGAGGAAGTTATAAAGGTAAGCAATTGATAAGGAAGGAACTGATTGATTACAGTCTTGATCGGCAAGCACACAATCGCGGGCTTGGCTGGGAAGTGGGTGGTGTATTTCCTGAAGGTGCGGGGCATACGGGATTCACAGGAACTTCTATTTGGGTTGTACCTGAAAAAAAGTTGACCGTAGGAATTCTTACAAACCGTCTTCATGTTGAAAAACCGAAAAATATCAATCCTTTTAGAAAAGAAATATTTGAAACAGTACTTAAGAGATATGAAAAATTAAAGGGGGATTTATAA